A section of the Streptomyces sp. SCL15-4 genome encodes:
- a CDS encoding ABC transporter permease has product MASTETTPVQDAGSVEAGLDALETTATGRPPLRETLVDKILPPVVAVAVVLVVWYILYPVVDDPTKLPSPGAVGGAFRDAWLRGDLLGYIWTSVSRGLLGFAFALVIGTPLGLLVARVKFVRAAIGPILSGLQSLPSVAWVPPAVIWLGLNNSMMYAVILLGAVPSIANGLVSGVDQVPPLFLRAGRTLGATGAKGVWYVTLPAALPGYVAGLKQGWAFSWRSLMAAEIIAQFPDLGVGLGQLLENGRTASDMAMVFEAILLILFVGIAIDLLLFSPLERWVLRSRGLLVKS; this is encoded by the coding sequence ATGGCCAGCACTGAGACGACACCGGTCCAGGACGCCGGGAGCGTCGAGGCCGGCCTGGACGCGCTGGAGACCACGGCCACCGGCCGTCCGCCGCTGCGCGAGACCCTCGTCGACAAGATCCTGCCGCCGGTCGTCGCCGTCGCGGTGGTCCTGGTGGTCTGGTACATCCTGTACCCGGTCGTCGACGACCCGACGAAGCTGCCCTCGCCGGGCGCGGTGGGCGGCGCGTTCCGGGACGCCTGGCTCCGGGGCGATCTGCTCGGCTACATCTGGACCAGTGTCTCGCGCGGTCTGCTGGGCTTCGCGTTCGCGCTGGTCATCGGCACTCCGCTGGGCCTGCTGGTGGCCCGGGTGAAGTTCGTGCGCGCGGCCATCGGCCCGATCCTGTCCGGGCTGCAGTCGCTGCCGTCGGTGGCGTGGGTGCCGCCGGCGGTGATCTGGCTCGGCCTGAACAACTCGATGATGTACGCGGTCATCCTGCTCGGCGCCGTGCCCTCCATCGCCAACGGCCTGGTGTCCGGCGTCGACCAGGTGCCGCCGCTGTTCCTGCGCGCCGGGCGCACGCTGGGCGCGACGGGCGCGAAGGGCGTCTGGTACGTCACCCTGCCGGCCGCGCTGCCCGGCTATGTGGCGGGCCTGAAGCAGGGCTGGGCGTTCTCCTGGCGTTCGCTGATGGCCGCGGAGATCATCGCCCAGTTCCCCGATCTCGGCGTGGGCCTCGGCCAGTTGCTGGAGAACGGCCGCACCGCCAGCGACATGGCGATGGTGTTCGAGGCGATCCTGCTCATCCTGTTCGTCGGCATCGCCATCGACCTGCTGCTCTTCAGTCCGCTGGAGCGGTGGGTGCTGCGCAGCCGCGGTCTGCTGGTGAAGAGCTGA
- a CDS encoding sirohydrochlorin chelatase: MRTRPVLLVIAHGSRDPRHAATVHALVERVRSLRPGLRVETGFLDFNVPSVHGVLRSLAAEDVRDVVALPLLLTRAFHAKADIPAVLRDAPSRLRIRQAEVLGPSPLLLSALERRLYEAGLTPADKSSTGVVLASAGSSDPEAIAVIAGIAREWRHTGWCAVRPAFASASLPRTEDAVRELRRLGCERVAVAPYVLAPGFLPDRIARGAAAADVRAEVLGAAPEVARLLLERYDRARRPALTALGA; encoded by the coding sequence GTGCGTACCAGGCCCGTTCTCCTCGTCATCGCCCACGGCAGCCGTGACCCGCGGCACGCGGCGACCGTGCACGCCCTCGTGGAGCGGGTACGGTCGCTGCGGCCCGGGCTGCGCGTGGAGACCGGCTTCCTGGACTTCAACGTTCCGTCGGTGCACGGGGTGCTCCGGTCGCTGGCGGCGGAGGACGTCCGGGACGTCGTCGCGCTGCCGCTGCTGCTGACCCGCGCGTTCCACGCCAAGGCCGACATCCCGGCCGTGCTGCGCGACGCCCCGTCACGGCTGCGGATCCGGCAGGCTGAGGTACTCGGCCCGTCGCCGCTGCTGCTGTCCGCGCTGGAACGGCGGCTGTACGAGGCGGGGCTGACGCCCGCCGACAAGTCCTCGACCGGGGTCGTGCTGGCCTCGGCGGGGTCGTCCGACCCGGAGGCGATCGCAGTGATCGCAGGAATCGCGCGGGAGTGGCGGCACACCGGTTGGTGCGCCGTGCGGCCTGCGTTCGCCTCCGCGTCCCTGCCCCGCACCGAGGACGCGGTGCGGGAACTGCGGCGCCTGGGCTGCGAGCGGGTCGCCGTGGCGCCGTACGTGCTGGCGCCCGGCTTCCTGCCGGACCGCATCGCGCGCGGCGCGGCGGCGGCCGACGTACGCGCCGAGGTGCTGGGCGCGGCCCCGGAGGTCGCCCGGCTTTTGCTGGAGCGCTACGACCGGGCCCGGCGGCCGGCCCTGACGGCACTCGGCGCGTGA
- the mgt gene encoding macrolide-inactivating glycosyltransferase: MTPETAPAHIAMFSIAAHGHVNPSLEVIRELVARGHRVTYAIPPVFADKVAATGARPVPYHSTLPGPDADPEAWGSTLLDNVEPFLNDAIQALPQLAEAYADDTPDLVLHDIASYPARVLAHRWGVPAISLSPNLVAWEGYEEEVAEPMWREPRQTERGQAYYARFEAWLAENGITEHPDPFTGRPARSLVLIPKALQPHADRVDERVHTFVGACQGDRADQGDWQRPAGAEKVVLVSLGSAFTKQPAFYRECVRAFADLPGWHVVLQVGRHVDRAELGEVPDTVEVRDWVPQLAILRQADLFVTHAGAGGSQEGLATATPMIAVPQAVDQFGNADMLQGLGVARKLATEEATADRLRETALALVDDPEVARRLKEIQAEMAREGGTRRAADLIEAALPGRRAR; this comes from the coding sequence ATGACCCCAGAAACCGCCCCCGCCCACATCGCCATGTTCTCCATCGCCGCCCACGGCCATGTGAACCCCAGCCTGGAGGTGATCCGTGAACTCGTCGCCCGCGGCCACCGGGTCACGTACGCCATTCCGCCGGTCTTCGCCGACAAGGTCGCCGCCACCGGCGCCCGTCCCGTCCCGTACCACTCCACCCTGCCCGGCCCCGACGCCGACCCGGAGGCATGGGGGAGCACCCTGCTGGACAACGTCGAGCCGTTCCTGAACGACGCGATCCAGGCGCTCCCGCAGCTCGCCGAGGCCTACGCGGACGACACACCCGACCTAGTCCTGCACGACATCGCCTCCTATCCGGCCCGCGTCCTCGCCCACCGCTGGGGAGTCCCGGCCATCTCCCTCTCCCCGAACCTCGTCGCCTGGGAGGGTTACGAGGAGGAGGTCGCCGAGCCGATGTGGCGCGAGCCCCGGCAGACCGAGCGCGGACAGGCGTACTACGCCCGGTTCGAGGCATGGCTCGCGGAGAACGGGATCACCGAGCACCCGGACCCGTTCACCGGCCGCCCGGCCCGCTCCCTGGTCCTCATACCGAAGGCGCTCCAGCCGCACGCCGACCGGGTCGACGAACGCGTCCACACCTTCGTCGGCGCCTGCCAGGGCGACCGCGCCGACCAGGGCGACTGGCAGCGGCCCGCCGGCGCGGAGAAGGTCGTGCTGGTGTCGCTCGGCTCGGCCTTCACCAAGCAGCCCGCCTTCTACCGGGAGTGCGTCCGCGCCTTCGCAGACCTGCCCGGCTGGCACGTCGTCCTCCAGGTCGGCCGCCATGTGGACCGCGCCGAACTGGGAGAGGTGCCGGACACCGTGGAGGTGCGCGACTGGGTGCCGCAGCTCGCGATCCTGCGCCAGGCCGACCTGTTCGTCACCCACGCGGGCGCCGGCGGCAGCCAGGAGGGGCTGGCCACGGCGACGCCCATGATCGCCGTACCGCAGGCCGTCGACCAGTTCGGCAACGCCGACATGCTCCAGGGACTCGGTGTGGCCCGGAAACTGGCGACCGAGGAGGCCACCGCCGACCGGCTCCGCGAGACGGCCCTCGCCCTGGTGGACGACCCGGAGGTCGCGCGCCGGCTCAAGGAGATCCAGGCGGAGATGGCCCGGGAGGGCGGCACCCGGCGGGCGGCCGACCTCATCGAGGCCGCACTGCCCGGACGTCGCGCGCGGTAG